In a single window of the Campylobacter iguaniorum genome:
- the panB gene encoding 3-methyl-2-oxobutanoate hydroxymethyltransferase: protein MKKITIGNLQAMKGKEKIAMITAYDALFAKIFDDEVDMILVGDSLNMSFNGKSETIGIGLEEMIYHAKAVKVGCKRAYLVVDMPFGSTVTPQITLESAVKIYKETGCDAVKIEGGANMAETIKLLSQNGIAVMAHIGLKPQTSRALGGYKISGRDENSVNELINDALILQEAGAVLFLIEGTVSEAAAEVTKRLGVPTIGIGSGVSCDGQVLVWSDAFGFFDEFQPKFVKRFLNGAELIKGALKEYVNEVKTSQFPSSAYEYKK from the coding sequence TTGAAAAAAATAACTATTGGCAACCTACAAGCCATGAAGGGCAAAGAAAAAATAGCTATGATAACAGCTTATGACGCTTTGTTTGCAAAGATTTTTGATGATGAGGTCGATATGATACTTGTCGGAGATAGCCTAAATATGAGCTTCAATGGCAAAAGTGAAACTATTGGAATCGGGCTTGAAGAGATGATTTATCACGCAAAAGCTGTAAAAGTAGGGTGCAAAAGAGCTTATTTGGTCGTCGATATGCCTTTTGGCTCGACTGTCACTCCACAAATTACGCTTGAAAGCGCAGTTAAAATTTATAAAGAGACAGGGTGCGACGCTGTCAAAATCGAAGGCGGGGCAAATATGGCCGAAACTATAAAGCTTTTAAGTCAAAATGGAATCGCAGTCATGGCTCACATCGGACTAAAGCCCCAAACTTCACGCGCGCTTGGTGGATATAAAATATCTGGCAGAGACGAAAATAGCGTAAATGAGCTTATAAATGACGCTCTAATTTTACAAGAAGCTGGAGCGGTGCTATTTCTCATCGAAGGCACTGTAAGCGAGGCTGCTGCTGAGGTGACAAAACGCCTTGGAGTGCCGACAATTGGTATCGGAAGTGGTGTGAGCTGCGATGGTCAAGTGCTTGTTTGGAGTGATGCTTTTGGATTTTTTGATGAGTTCCAACCTAAATTTGTCAAGAGATTTTTAAACGGAGCCGAGCTTATAAAAGGCGCTTTAAAAGAGTATGTAAATGAGGTCAAAACAAGCCAGTTCCCAAGTAGTGCGTATGAATATAAAAAATGA
- the ruvB gene encoding Holliday junction branch migration DNA helicase RuvB, with protein MDRIVEIEKVSFESEYEVTLRPGSFDDYIGQEKIKSNLKVFIEAAKRRGECLDHVLFYGPPGLGKTTLAHIIATEMSSNIKITAAPMIEKSGDLAAILTNLEEGDVLFIDEIHRLSSAIEEVLYSAMEDFRLDIIIGSGPAAQTIKIDIPKFTLIGATTRAGMISAPLRDRFGMQFRLQFYTPSELAKIVSIASNKLGKSCQKEASLEVAKRSRGTPRIALRLLKRIRDFAEVNDESVITKNRAKEALDSLGVNDLGFDEMDIKYLDILVDAKNRPLGLSTIAAALSEDEGTIEDVIEPYLLANGYIQRTAKGRTLSHKSYELYGIKFTDDKGLFDD; from the coding sequence TTGGATAGGATAGTTGAGATAGAAAAAGTAAGCTTCGAGAGCGAATATGAGGTGACTTTACGACCTGGAAGCTTCGATGATTATATAGGTCAAGAAAAGATCAAATCAAATTTAAAAGTATTTATAGAAGCGGCAAAAAGGCGTGGCGAGTGCTTGGATCACGTGCTGTTTTATGGTCCTCCTGGTCTTGGTAAAACGACGCTAGCTCATATAATCGCCACTGAAATGAGCTCAAATATCAAGATAACTGCTGCTCCGATGATAGAAAAAAGTGGCGATCTTGCAGCGATTTTGACAAACCTTGAAGAGGGCGACGTGCTTTTTATCGATGAGATTCACCGCTTAAGCTCAGCTATTGAAGAGGTTTTGTACTCAGCTATGGAAGATTTCAGGCTTGATATCATCATCGGCTCTGGCCCAGCAGCTCAAACGATAAAGATAGACATACCTAAATTTACGCTCATTGGTGCGACCACAAGGGCTGGAATGATTTCAGCGCCACTTAGAGATAGGTTTGGTATGCAATTTCGCTTGCAGTTTTACACGCCTAGCGAGCTTGCTAAGATAGTTAGCATTGCTTCAAACAAGCTTGGCAAAAGCTGCCAAAAAGAAGCGAGCTTGGAAGTAGCAAAAAGAAGTCGTGGAACCCCACGTATCGCACTAAGACTACTTAAAAGGATTAGGGATTTTGCTGAAGTCAATGATGAGAGCGTGATAACAAAAAACCGCGCAAAAGAGGCTCTCGATAGCCTTGGGGTTAATGATCTTGGCTTTGATGAGATGGATATAAAATATCTTGATATTTTGGTTGATGCTAAAAATCGCCCACTTGGGCTTTCTACTATAGCAGCGGCTTTGAGTGAAGATGAAGGCACTATTGAAGACGTGATCGAGCCATATTTGCTAGCAAATGGATATATCCAAAGAACAGCAAAAGGCAGAACGCTAAGCCACAAAAGCTATGAGCTTTATGGTATTAAATTTACAGATGATAAAGGTCTTTTTGATGATTAA
- a CDS encoding AI-2E family transporter, translated as MINPQNKPQKTNRIFFAMFAIFVLCLVVFLFKSYILTISIGVLLAIATASVQNLFLNLSNGKKMLSAAITTVFLCCVFFIPFMYAMAQVVKYISNFDINSITSSIDYIKNYDIKLPESFEFLEPKIKEIIGSINITAIASKVLVYARASLEKSASFFIDISFIALFFFFSHLYGSELASYVKKITPMAKSELEFIFLEVANTMSVVFYSTIANILLQGFLFAIISWYYGYDALLFGILFAFASLIPIVGGALVYVPLSIYQFSLGDASGAVVILVYSILVISTLADNFIKPFIIKIINEKLLKTPAKINELLIFFAMIAGITSFGFWGIILGPAIITLSAATLKLYALLKERDIV; from the coding sequence ATGATTAATCCACAAAACAAACCACAAAAGACAAACCGCATATTTTTTGCTATGTTTGCGATTTTTGTTTTATGCTTGGTCGTGTTTTTGTTTAAGTCTTATATCCTTACTATCAGCATTGGTGTGCTTCTAGCAATTGCAACTGCGAGCGTGCAAAATTTGTTTTTGAATCTGAGCAATGGCAAAAAAATGCTAAGCGCTGCGATTACTACTGTATTTTTGTGCTGTGTATTTTTTATTCCATTTATGTATGCTATGGCTCAAGTGGTTAAATACATCTCAAATTTCGATATAAATAGCATAACTTCAAGCATTGATTATATAAAAAATTATGACATCAAATTGCCAGAAAGTTTTGAGTTTTTGGAGCCAAAAATCAAAGAAATTATAGGCAGTATCAACATCACGGCTATTGCGTCAAAGGTCTTGGTTTATGCAAGAGCAAGCCTTGAAAAAAGCGCTTCGTTTTTTATAGATATTAGCTTTATTGCTCTGTTTTTCTTTTTCTCACATCTTTATGGAAGCGAGCTTGCAAGCTATGTCAAAAAGATAACTCCAATGGCAAAAAGCGAGCTTGAGTTTATATTTTTAGAAGTGGCAAACACAATGAGCGTGGTGTTTTACTCGACTATCGCTAATATTTTGTTGCAAGGCTTTTTGTTTGCGATAATTTCTTGGTATTATGGATATGACGCGCTTTTATTTGGGATTTTGTTTGCTTTTGCTTCGCTTATCCCTATCGTTGGCGGAGCTTTAGTATATGTTCCACTTAGTATTTATCAGTTTAGTTTAGGGGACGCGAGTGGGGCTGTGGTGATTTTGGTTTATTCTATTTTGGTGATATCAACCTTGGCAGATAATTTCATCAAGCCTTTTATCATCAAAATCATCAATGAAAAACTCCTAAAAACTCCAGCCAAAATCAACGAGCTACTTATATTTTTTGCGATGATTGCTGGCATTACTAGTTTTGGATTTTGGGGGATTATACTTGGTCCTGCCATCATCACGCTGAGTGCTGCGACGCTCAAACTATACGCACTGCTAAAAGAAAGAGATATAGTGTGA
- a CDS encoding rhodanese-like domain-containing protein: MNIKNENIVDIRLASEWMEYGVLPGSKLITYEMASGKLNPMFLPLIAGNFKKDDEIVLMCETAKRSKSAMKFLQVNGYTNVKEIKGGAYYFEKMGAKFEPYQA, encoded by the coding sequence ATGAATATAAAAAATGAAAATATAGTCGATATTAGGCTTGCTAGCGAGTGGATGGAGTATGGCGTTTTGCCTGGATCTAAGCTCATCACTTATGAGATGGCAAGCGGGAAGCTCAACCCTATGTTTTTGCCCCTTATCGCTGGGAATTTCAAAAAAGATGATGAGATAGTTTTGATGTGCGAAACTGCCAAACGCTCAAAATCGGCTATGAAATTTTTGCAAGTAAATGGCTATACAAATGTCAAAGAGATCAAAGGCGGGGCTTATTATTTTGAGAAAATGGGTGCTAAATTTGAGCCATATCAAGCTTAA
- the ftsY gene encoding signal recognition particle-docking protein FtsY translates to MFSFLKKGLEKTIGSIVSSKPKDKKITKDVLEELLLEADVPFEIVEEIIYYLPPSNNVDRSDLSRVMQTYFLYDSKKTEAKPFVQMIIGVNGAGKTTSIAKLANLYKKDGKTVILGASDTFRAGAVEQLKAWATRLNVPIVATAQGHDPAAVAFDTISSAIAKGYDHAIIDTAGRLQNQKNLANELEKIVRISGKAMDSAPHQKILVLDGTQGNAGVAQAKAFHDIVSIDGVIITKLDGTSKGGALFGIARELELPILFVGVGEGMEDLVKFDPSEFVKTICDAIYLD, encoded by the coding sequence ATGTTTAGTTTTCTAAAAAAAGGGCTAGAAAAGACTATCGGCTCGATCGTTTCAAGCAAGCCAAAAGACAAAAAAATCACAAAAGATGTCCTTGAAGAGCTACTTTTAGAAGCCGACGTGCCTTTTGAGATTGTTGAAGAGATCATATACTATCTACCACCAAGCAATAATGTAGATAGAAGCGACCTTTCAAGAGTTATGCAAACTTATTTCTTATATGATAGCAAAAAGACTGAAGCCAAACCATTTGTCCAGATGATAATAGGCGTCAATGGCGCAGGAAAAACAACAAGCATAGCAAAACTAGCAAATTTATATAAAAAAGATGGAAAAACTGTTATTTTAGGAGCAAGCGATACATTTAGAGCTGGAGCAGTTGAGCAGCTAAAAGCTTGGGCTACTCGCCTAAATGTCCCAATAGTAGCAACAGCCCAAGGTCATGATCCAGCTGCAGTTGCCTTTGATACCATAAGCTCAGCCATTGCAAAAGGCTATGACCACGCCATCATAGATACTGCTGGACGTTTACAAAATCAAAAAAATCTAGCAAATGAGCTTGAAAAAATAGTTAGAATTTCTGGCAAAGCTATGGACTCTGCTCCACATCAAAAAATCTTAGTGCTTGATGGCACGCAAGGAAACGCAGGTGTAGCTCAAGCAAAAGCATTTCACGATATAGTGAGCATTGATGGAGTTATCATCACAAAGCTAGATGGCACAAGCAAAGGCGGTGCACTTTTTGGTATTGCAAGAGAGCTTGAGCTGCCGATACTTTTTGTTGGCGTTGGAGAGGGCATGGAGGATTTGGTTAAATTTGACCCAAGCGAGTTTGTCAAAACAATCTGCGATGCCATATATTTGGACTAA
- a CDS encoding Hpt domain-containing protein: protein MGLLEQLEIKYDLDIVGDFLTHFGIMVESLDPLIINLSRKDLFKNNIDELFRIFHNIKSASGFLQLDPIIKLSSLCEDILEEVRSKKNLYESASNELIDWLLLIADQMEIYRRDIENDEIYFHILNPKIIQIPRNLFS, encoded by the coding sequence ATGGGATTATTAGAACAATTAGAGATAAAATATGACCTTGATATAGTTGGAGATTTTTTAACCCATTTTGGGATTATGGTGGAATCCCTCGATCCACTCATTATAAATTTATCAAGAAAAGATCTATTTAAAAACAACATAGATGAGCTTTTTAGAATATTTCATAATATCAAATCAGCCTCTGGATTTTTGCAACTTGATCCAATTATCAAGCTATCATCTTTATGTGAAGATATATTAGAAGAAGTCAGAAGTAAAAAAAATCTATACGAAAGTGCTTCAAATGAGCTTATAGACTGGCTTTTACTCATCGCTGATCAGATGGAAATCTACAGAAGAGATATAGAAAATGATGAAATTTACTTCCATATCCTAAACCCAAAAATCATACAAATCCCACGCAATCTTTTTTCTTGA
- the ybeY gene encoding rRNA maturation RNase YbeY — protein MIVCDEIYPKILDEIADSLTKAEVELIFVDSKEMHEINKAQRNIDKTTDVLSFPLEYVPHFPIGSIVINLDLVKEKAGEYAHSNDDETALLFIHGLLHVLGYDHENDDGEMRRKEIEIIESFNLPKSLIVRTGA, from the coding sequence ATGATAGTTTGTGATGAAATTTATCCAAAAATATTAGATGAAATAGCCGACTCACTCACAAAAGCCGAAGTTGAGCTGATTTTCGTGGACAGCAAAGAGATGCACGAAATCAACAAAGCTCAAAGAAATATTGATAAAACAACTGACGTTCTTAGCTTTCCACTTGAGTATGTGCCGCACTTCCCAATTGGCTCAATCGTGATAAATTTAGACCTCGTAAAAGAAAAAGCTGGTGAATATGCTCACTCAAATGACGATGAAACCGCACTTCTTTTTATCCATGGTCTGCTTCACGTCCTTGGCTATGACCACGAAAATGACGACGGAGAGATGAGACGAAAAGAGATAGAAATCATCGAAAGCTTCAATCTACCAAAAAGTCTTATAGTAAGAACTGGTGCTTAA
- a CDS encoding MlaD family protein has translation MESRSSYFVAGLFFCLTLGLLVFFLLYMNINGNKSENRYYYIETKELPNGIKKDSQVRFIGVPAGFVNDIYFSDPKTATIEIKMSIKKDLPIKKDSLAVVEVQGISGIAYINIDKGSNESETFNENEKAVIKMGEGLLAKIGNSAISLSENIAQSIARIELLLSNENINNIALALNSINKFTSTLANEQNLNNINGTLKNLNLISDNISKLNFEPLIGNINSFLLGAQKSTQTFEISQAQLLKKLQSGEYDFKSVLSPTLQNTNDTLMELQSLIYEIKNTLFRLEDNPYEFFFKDRKGDEK, from the coding sequence ATGGAAAGTAGAAGTTCATATTTTGTAGCGGGGCTATTTTTTTGTTTGACTTTGGGGCTATTAGTATTTTTCTTGCTTTATATGAATATAAATGGCAACAAAAGTGAAAACAGATATTATTATATAGAAACAAAAGAGCTTCCAAACGGAATCAAAAAAGACTCACAAGTGCGTTTTATAGGTGTTCCTGCTGGCTTTGTCAATGATATATATTTTAGCGATCCAAAAACTGCTACTATAGAGATAAAAATGAGTATCAAAAAAGATCTTCCGATCAAAAAAGATAGCCTAGCAGTCGTTGAAGTCCAAGGAATAAGCGGAATAGCATACATAAATATAGACAAAGGCTCAAACGAATCTGAGACGTTTAATGAAAACGAAAAAGCAGTTATCAAAATGGGTGAGGGTCTGCTTGCCAAAATAGGAAATAGCGCTATTAGCTTGTCTGAAAATATAGCACAAAGCATAGCAAGAATAGAGCTTTTACTTAGTAATGAAAATATAAACAACATCGCTTTAGCCCTAAACTCAATCAATAAATTTACAAGTACTTTGGCAAATGAGCAAAATTTAAACAACATAAACGGCACATTGAAAAATCTAAATTTGATATCAGATAATATATCTAAGCTAAATTTCGAGCCGTTAATCGGCAATATCAATAGCTTTTTGCTAGGAGCTCAAAAAAGCACTCAGACATTTGAAATATCGCAAGCCCAGCTACTAAAAAAACTACAAAGTGGTGAATACGACTTCAAAAGCGTGCTAAGCCCAACTTTGCAAAACACAAACGATACGCTTATGGAGCTTCAAAGCTTGATTTATGAGATAAAAAATACACTATTTAGACTAGAAGATAATCCTTATGAATTTTTCTTCAAAGACAGAAAAGGAGATGAAAAATGA
- a CDS encoding isocitrate lyase/PEP mutase family protein, with translation MLEKQKIMAEKLQQLHKNNKMFVIPNAWDVASAYIFEKQQFAAVATTSAGIAYSLGYCDGEKIPFEDLVYLTKKISSRINIPLSVDFECGYSENIQLVKENAKKLVEAGAVGFNIEDGLLDGTLSSIELQVAKIKALCELKKELGVDFVINARTCAYWLNIGSEKTKFKTAVERCREFKNAGADCTFVPGAIDKETIKQLVQNIDVPLNIILNCKFNDFKELDKIGVRRLSVGSGPVRYIYGKTIELARDLYNDNLEEILKCDFSYAKANEYFKVSMKDK, from the coding sequence ATGCTGGAAAAACAAAAAATAATGGCAGAAAAATTGCAGCAACTTCACAAAAATAATAAAATGTTTGTTATCCCAAATGCATGGGATGTCGCCAGTGCTTATATATTTGAGAAACAGCAATTCGCAGCTGTCGCAACAACAAGTGCAGGAATTGCATATTCTCTTGGTTATTGTGATGGTGAAAAAATCCCATTTGAAGATCTAGTTTATTTAACTAAAAAAATTTCTAGTAGAATCAATATTCCTCTATCAGTTGATTTTGAGTGTGGATATTCAGAAAATATTCAACTAGTCAAAGAAAATGCTAAAAAATTAGTCGAAGCAGGTGCTGTTGGATTTAACATTGAAGATGGATTATTAGATGGAACGTTGAGCTCTATTGAATTACAAGTTGCGAAAATTAAAGCTTTATGTGAATTAAAAAAAGAATTAGGTGTTGATTTTGTAATAAACGCAAGAACTTGTGCTTACTGGTTGAATATAGGCAGTGAAAAGACTAAGTTTAAAACCGCTGTTGAAAGATGTAGGGAATTTAAAAATGCAGGAGCAGATTGTACTTTTGTGCCAGGAGCTATAGATAAAGAAACCATAAAACAGCTTGTTCAAAATATTGATGTGCCATTAAATATTATTTTAAATTGTAAATTTAATGATTTTAAAGAACTTGATAAAATCGGAGTTAGAAGATTGAGCGTAGGTTCGGGTCCTGTTCGATATATTTATGGTAAAACTATTGAGCTTGCCCGCGATCTGTATAATGATAATCTAGAAGAAATTTTAAAGTGCGATTTTTCTTATGCTAAAGCAAATGAGTATTTTAAAGTATCAATGAAAGATAAATAG
- a CDS encoding ABC-type transport auxiliary lipoprotein family protein: MRYLSLLVMAFLMSGCIAKDAPNMRYYELNALLSSQPRCDRSANVEVYVEPIKSLDTFQTRGIIYKQDNQISYLDNSKFIAYPSVMIYKSLISYLDFNCKFKPVLSKNDAKVVLKISLLNLYANKNSANLELFVSVIQNDKTIANKLFRIKKDMIKFSDEDIALAMNQAMNEFFKELHELLKELA; this comes from the coding sequence ATGAGATATTTAAGTTTGCTTGTGATGGCATTTTTGATGAGTGGATGTATAGCAAAAGACGCTCCAAATATGAGATATTATGAGCTAAATGCTCTTCTTAGCTCTCAGCCAAGATGTGATAGAAGTGCGAATGTAGAGGTGTATGTAGAGCCTATAAAATCGCTAGATACTTTCCAAACTAGAGGGATTATTTATAAGCAAGATAATCAAATTTCATATCTTGATAACTCTAAATTTATAGCATATCCTAGCGTGATGATATATAAATCTTTGATTTCGTATTTGGATTTTAACTGTAAATTTAAGCCAGTTTTGTCAAAAAATGATGCAAAAGTGGTTTTGAAAATTTCACTGCTAAATCTTTATGCTAACAAAAATAGCGCAAATTTAGAGCTTTTTGTGAGCGTGATCCAAAATGATAAAACCATAGCAAATAAGCTATTTAGAATCAAAAAAGATATGATTAAATTTAGCGATGAAGATATAGCTCTAGCGATGAATCAAGCGATGAATGAGTTTTTTAAGGAGTTGCACGAGCTTTTAAAAGAGCTGGCTTAA
- a CDS encoding MlaE family ABC transporter permease: MREIKFENGVLELVGEFDYKLSKAEIKCLKSLKAEALNLQSLSKIDYSVAIFLAKTYDCPKLINSNAKFDKIFELVSNKPILDMKIPNLSQLNLIESLGKSFLDIKVNLVNFCVFLGEFLFNLIKIILNPLNLRFKELSNHFKDAGIKAVFIVCLTSFLIGIVLAYQGASMLENFGASIFVVDIMGIMTLREVGPLIAAIVVAGRSASSYTAQIGVMKITEEIDAMKTMGFEPFKFIVVPRVLALILAMPVVVFLANGISLLGQMLVCNWYLDLSFMDYIERFRSSVELRHFWVGVLKAPFFGAAIGLIGCMRGFEVSGSTNSVGDLTTKSVVNAIFWIIALDAAFSIIYTELEI, encoded by the coding sequence GTGAGAGAGATTAAATTTGAAAATGGGGTTTTGGAGCTTGTTGGCGAGTTTGATTACAAGCTTAGCAAAGCTGAGATAAAATGTCTAAAATCTTTGAAGGCTGAGGCTTTAAACCTGCAAAGCTTATCAAAGATTGATTATAGTGTGGCTATATTTTTGGCTAAGACTTATGACTGCCCAAAGCTCATAAACTCAAATGCTAAATTTGATAAAATCTTTGAGCTAGTTAGCAATAAACCAATATTAGATATGAAAATACCAAATTTAAGCCAGTTAAATTTGATTGAGAGTTTGGGTAAAAGCTTTCTTGATATAAAGGTAAATTTAGTAAATTTTTGCGTATTTTTGGGTGAATTTTTATTTAATCTTATAAAAATAATTTTAAATCCTTTAAATTTGCGTTTTAAAGAGTTATCAAATCACTTTAAAGACGCTGGTATAAAGGCGGTTTTTATCGTCTGTTTGACTAGCTTTTTGATAGGAATTGTTCTAGCTTATCAAGGTGCTAGCATGCTTGAAAACTTTGGAGCTAGCATATTTGTAGTCGATATAATGGGTATCATGACTCTTCGTGAAGTCGGCCCGCTCATAGCTGCTATCGTCGTGGCTGGTAGGTCGGCTTCTAGCTACACAGCACAAATAGGCGTTATGAAAATCACCGAAGAGATAGATGCGATGAAGACTATGGGATTTGAGCCATTTAAATTTATAGTCGTGCCTAGAGTTTTGGCTCTGATTTTGGCGATGCCAGTGGTTGTGTTTTTGGCTAATGGTATAAGTTTGCTTGGTCAAATGCTGGTTTGTAATTGGTATTTGGATCTTAGTTTTATGGATTATATCGAGAGATTTAGAAGTAGCGTTGAGCTTAGACATTTTTGGGTTGGAGTACTCAAAGCTCCGTTTTTTGGGGCTGCGATCGGGCTGATTGGCTGCATGAGAGGATTTGAGGTAAGCGGAAGCACAAACAGTGTGGGCGACCTAACGACAAAAAGCGTTGTAAATGCGATATTTTGGATTATTGCATTAGACGCTGCGTTTTCTATCATATATACGGAGCTTGAAATTTGA
- a CDS encoding ABC transporter ATP-binding protein gives MHDSVSFSVKKGEIYGFLGGSGSGKTTLMKTLIYLKEPLGGEILFDGQDIWKASQSQRAKIRLEMGVMFQFGALYSAMNVLENIGVMLREYSNYSLKDIDEISKMWLIKVGLKLEAATLYPSELSGGMKKRVALARALALSPRILFLDEPNSGLDPLSARALDRLVCDLRDSLGITVVMVTHDIDSIFGILDRFLIIDNHKIAYEGDLRGALEYEQNPLRELFEMRSMNGK, from the coding sequence ATGCACGATAGTGTGAGCTTTAGTGTGAAAAAGGGCGAAATTTACGGCTTTTTGGGTGGAAGTGGAAGCGGCAAAACCACGCTTATGAAAACACTTATTTATCTCAAAGAGCCACTTGGTGGCGAGATTTTGTTTGATGGGCAAGACATTTGGAAAGCTAGTCAGAGCCAAAGAGCTAAAATCCGCCTTGAAATGGGCGTGATGTTTCAGTTTGGGGCTTTATACAGTGCTATGAATGTCCTTGAAAATATAGGCGTAATGCTTAGAGAATATAGCAATTATAGCCTAAAAGATATTGATGAAATCTCTAAAATGTGGCTTATAAAAGTAGGGCTGAAGCTAGAAGCGGCGACCCTTTATCCAAGTGAGCTAAGTGGTGGTATGAAAAAACGCGTGGCACTTGCTAGGGCTTTGGCGCTTAGTCCTAGGATTTTGTTTTTAGATGAGCCAAACTCTGGACTAGATCCACTCTCAGCTAGAGCGCTTGATAGGCTGGTTTGCGATCTTAGAGATAGTCTTGGCATAACAGTTGTCATGGTAACTCACGATATAGATAGCATTTTTGGGATACTTGATAGATTTTTGATAATAGATAATCACAAAATAGCTTATGAAGGGGATTTAAGAGGTGCTTTGGAGTACGAGCAAAATCCTTTAAGAGAGCTATTTGAAATGAGGAGCATGAATGGAAAGTAG
- the radA gene encoding DNA repair protein RadA, with protein sequence MAKAKATVFECEACGNQQSKWMGRCPQCGAWESFVELSNEQIKVIKEISKATTSPSAAKPITDIQIEEISKRTTGDSELDLVLGGGLVDGSLVLIGGSPGIGKSTLLLKIGSNLAKNGENVLYVSGEESNSQIKMRADRLNANHKNLYLLTEINLDAILTEVNKNNYKTLIIDSIQTLYSSNITSAPGSISQVREITFELMRLAKSKDISIFIIGHITKEGSIAGPRILEHMVDVVLYFEGDSSRELRILRGFKNRFGSTSEVGIFEMNATGLVSAKDATSKFFTRGNAVSGSAITVTMEGSRALIVEIQALVCESSYPKRSSTGFDKNRLDMILALLERKLEIPLGHYDVFINVTGGVKIAETACDLAVVAAIISSFRNRPISKESVFVGELSLNGEIRDVFNLDARLKEASMQKFKNAIAPSKPVEKSSLKLFVAKEITQVLEWM encoded by the coding sequence ATGGCAAAAGCAAAAGCAACAGTATTTGAGTGTGAAGCTTGTGGAAATCAACAAAGCAAATGGATGGGAAGATGCCCGCAGTGTGGGGCTTGGGAGAGTTTTGTAGAACTTAGCAACGAACAAATCAAAGTAATCAAAGAAATATCCAAAGCCACCACTTCTCCATCAGCAGCCAAGCCTATCACAGATATCCAAATAGAAGAAATATCCAAAAGAACCACCGGCGACAGCGAGCTTGATTTAGTGCTTGGAGGTGGATTAGTCGATGGCTCACTTGTGTTAATAGGTGGCAGTCCAGGGATTGGCAAATCAACCTTGCTTCTTAAAATAGGCTCAAATTTAGCCAAAAACGGCGAAAATGTCTTGTATGTGAGCGGCGAAGAGAGCAACTCACAAATCAAAATGAGAGCCGATAGACTAAATGCAAACCATAAAAATTTATACCTTTTAACAGAGATAAATTTAGACGCCATACTTACTGAAGTAAATAAAAATAACTACAAAACACTCATCATCGACTCAATCCAAACGCTTTATAGCTCAAACATCACCTCAGCTCCAGGCTCAATCTCGCAAGTAAGAGAGATAACATTTGAGCTAATGAGACTGGCTAAAAGCAAGGATATATCGATATTTATCATCGGTCATATCACAAAAGAAGGCTCAATCGCAGGCCCAAGAATACTTGAGCATATGGTCGATGTCGTGCTGTATTTTGAGGGCGATAGCAGCAGAGAACTTAGGATTTTAAGAGGATTTAAAAACCGCTTTGGCTCGACTAGCGAAGTCGGGATTTTTGAGATGAATGCCACTGGACTTGTCAGCGCAAAAGACGCTACAAGCAAATTTTTCACACGAGGAAATGCAGTAAGTGGCTCAGCCATAACTGTCACGATGGAAGGAAGCAGAGCTTTGATAGTCGAAATCCAAGCTTTGGTTTGCGAAAGTAGCTACCCAAAAAGAAGCTCAACTGGATTTGACAAAAACCGCCTTGATATGATACTTGCCTTGCTTGAGCGAAAGTTAGAAATCCCACTTGGGCATTATGATGTATTTATAAACGTAACTGGCGGGGTTAAAATAGCTGAAACTGCTTGCGATCTAGCTGTCGTAGCAGCCATAATATCAAGCTTTCGCAATCGCCCAATCAGCAAAGAAAGCGTTTTTGTGGGCGAGCTTAGCTTAAATGGTGAAATCAGAGATGTATTTAATCTAGACGCAAGACTCAAAGAAGCCAGCATGCAAAAGTTTAAAAACGCAATCGCGCCAAGCAAACCAGTAGAAAAATCAAGCTTAAAACTCTTTGTCGCCAAAGAGATAACACAAGTTTTAGAATGGATGTAA